Part of the Nostoc sp. ATCC 53789 genome, TAAGCTTTTGCCTAGCAGAATGCCTTTGTAGGGGGTATTCGTTGGATGCCATAGCCAATTCCTTCTGGCGCTGGTACAAGGAGGCTTACTGGACTCCCCGTGGCGATGTCTTTGATATTGGTCAAACTACCCACACAGCAATTATGCGTCTGAAACAGGGAGTTGTTCCCCATCAGGCGGGTGGGAAGGTTGAAAATAGTAATGGCAATGGTTCGTTGATGAGAATCTTGCCGATGGCTTATTGTCACCAAAACTTAACTTTAGGCGAATTGCTAGCGCGGGTGCATGATGTTTCAGCGATTACCCATGCTCATGCGCGATCGCAAATGTCCTGTGGAATTTATATTAGTATTGCAGTGGCGCTCCTAGAAGGGGCTGACCCCCAAACAGCTTATCTACAAGCATTGCAAGATATCCAAACAATTTATTCTGTCCGAGAATTTTTGTTAGAAAAGCCGCATTTTGGCAGAATTTTTAGTGGTGAGATTGCCAAGTTACCAGTTGAAGAGATTAATTCTGGTGGCTATGTGATTGATACTTTGGAGTCATCCCTGTGGTGTTTATTAAATAGTTCGTCTTATTCTGAGGCGGTGCTGAAAGCTGTCAACTTAGGCGGAGATGCCGATACTACTGCCGCCGTCACTGGTGGATTAGCGGGAATTTATTATGGGGTGGAAAATATTCCTCAAAAATGGATGAACCAAATTGCCCGTAGACAGGACATTATTTATTTGGCAGAGCGTTTTGCAAGGGCTGTCTACAGTTGAAGGGACTGGGGACTGGGTGAGAAGACAAAGGGAATAACCAATGCTCAATGCCCAATACCCAATGCCTAATCCTAAACCGTAGACAAAGAATAGACCTGACCATCAATCAGCAATCGTGTGATGCCTTTAGCTTGCAGATGAGTCCGAGCCTTATGGAGCATTTTACTATCAGGAACTTTAATTACGCGATCGCGCTTGGTAGAAAAGCGCTTGGCGACGCGATGATTATCAAATACCGGCAGAGTTCTTTGCTGAGTTTCCAGGCTGGGAATTTGTCCCAAATCACCAAAGTCCTTGAGAGGCCGGGTAATTAATTCCGAGGAACGGTCAATTACCAAATAACAAGTTTTCGGCAAATTGGCTATCGACAGAGGTAAAACTTGAACTGATGCTTCACCTGGCCTTCTTTTTGTGACTAAAGGTCTTTCGTCATCCAGCTCATCATCATCAAAGTCTTCTTCCTCAAAGTCGTCATCCTCTAAATCATCATCTTCTAAATCATCCAAATCCTCCGATTCATCTAGCAAATCTTCGCCTAGCATCTGCGCGATGACAGCCGCTCCTGGATGTTTATCCTTTAGCGGTGGAATGGAGATGCTGACTATTTCCGGCGGCTTTTGCTCTGGAGTTTCTAATTTCTCTGTAACTCGGAGCTTCGGTTTTTCTGCCGCCGAGGGGCGACGACGCACCCGTCTACTAGCAGCGAGTGATTCTGCCGTTTCCTCTGAGTAAACTTCCGGCTCTACACGAATTACCCGACGTGGCTGCGGCTCAACCTTTGTCACTTCCAACGGTGGGCTTTCGATGGGTGGAACTTCTATCTCCGGCTCCGGTTGAGTCAGCAATGGTAACTGCTCATAGCTTACCTGCGCCCTGCCTTCAGGAGTTCTCGCAGCCCGCTTTAAAGAGACTAAGTATTCATACTCATCCTCTGGCAAAGTGCTTTTGAGCAGGCGACTAATTGTCGAGTTACTCACACCATAGCGTTCTGCCAAAGTTGAGGTTGTTTCGGCAGTCTCTCGATATAACTTAAGAATTTCTTGCTTGTCAGAGTCTGTTAGTTTTCTCACGGTAGATACCAAAAATCTTTACTAAGCTCGTTTACGTCCACTGGTACGCCGCGTTCGTCTTAGTGATGCGTCATATT contains:
- a CDS encoding ADP-ribosylglycohydrolase family protein produces the protein MLTGAKTLSGLMGLCVGDALGVPVEFTSRAERVKSPVTTMQGYGTWNQPPGTWSDDSSLSFCLAECLCRGYSLDAIANSFWRWYKEAYWTPRGDVFDIGQTTHTAIMRLKQGVVPHQAGGKVENSNGNGSLMRILPMAYCHQNLTLGELLARVHDVSAITHAHARSQMSCGIYISIAVALLEGADPQTAYLQALQDIQTIYSVREFLLEKPHFGRIFSGEIAKLPVEEINSGGYVIDTLESSLWCLLNSSSYSEAVLKAVNLGGDADTTAAVTGGLAGIYYGVENIPQKWMNQIARRQDIIYLAERFARAVYS
- a CDS encoding transposase; this translates as MRKLTDSDKQEILKLYRETAETTSTLAERYGVSNSTISRLLKSTLPEDEYEYLVSLKRAARTPEGRAQVSYEQLPLLTQPEPEIEVPPIESPPLEVTKVEPQPRRVIRVEPEVYSEETAESLAASRRVRRRPSAAEKPKLRVTEKLETPEQKPPEIVSISIPPLKDKHPGAAVIAQMLGEDLLDESEDLDDLEDDDLEDDDFEEEDFDDDELDDERPLVTKRRPGEASVQVLPLSIANLPKTCYLVIDRSSELITRPLKDFGDLGQIPSLETQQRTLPVFDNHRVAKRFSTKRDRVIKVPDSKMLHKARTHLQAKGITRLLIDGQVYSLSTV